GACAAAACAGAAACGTACCGACGACGTTCGTGTTCAACACACTGTGCACCGAAGCGAGCGGCGTGAGCAAGGCGTGATTCATCGCGGCGATCCCGGCATTGTTGACGAGCACATCGAGCCGTCCGTACGTTTTACGAATATCTACGAACATCGCCTTGACTTTGGTTTCATCCGCGACATCGAGATTATAGTGGCGATAGTTTTCCATCGTCGCGTCAAACGGCTGACGACTGCACCCGATCACTTGCCAACCGCGCGTGCGATAGTGCTCTGCCAAAAATCGTCCGATGCCTTTGCGCGTGCCGGTGATCAGCATCACGCCGGTCTCAGTCATGCGCTTGCTCCTGAATCCGCGCGAGCACATAGTCCACCAACGCTGGCACGTTGCGGAACGGACTATTCTTTTGCGCCATCGCGCGTTCGTCGGCGAGCACCAGTGCGACGCCTAGTTCGTCTTCCAACCGTTGTTCGATCTCGACGATCAAATTGACCAAGCCCAGCGAATCGAGCGCGCCGCCGATGCCAAAGAGCGCGGTCTGTTCCGACACTGCAAAATGTTTGTGCGGTGGCGCTTGCTGGTTGATCTCGATTAACGCGCTCAACACGACCGCTTGAATTTGCTCACGAGTTGCCATTCGTCTCCTAGATTCACCGCAGACACGCGTATTGTCGCCGCGCTACTTGATTGTATAACAAAACGCCAAAGATTGCTAGGGCGGTCGTTAGAGGCAATCCTCCCACACGCAACACCACTCCCACGCAAATAAAACAGGGTGATTGTGCGCGCGTTGTCGCGCCACAACCACCCTGGCTATTGCATAGCTCAGTGGTTACGGACCAACTATCTGCACTTGCGCCGGCACACGCACGTAAATCACCGGATCGCCTTGATACCATTCGATCGTACCGGTGACGCGAACGCGTTGCCCAACTTGGAACAATGTTTCGGGCGGCGCATCAAAGTTGTTCCAGTTTTCTTTAAGAACGCGCGCCTTGAACTCGCCTTGATGCGGGTTCTTAAATCCCAGGTACGCCGCCACGCCATTGTTGAACACGAACTGGAGCGTACCTTCGACCGTCGCCGTTTGTCCGGCATAGCGTCGCGCGTCGGTGTACGGAATGACAGAAGGCGTATCGTTTACGTTGAGCATGGCTTGCGCCAATTTCATCGCGGCAGGCGTCGTCGTTGCCGGCGCGAATAACGTGTTCGCCACCGGCGCGGCGGGTGCGCCGCTTTCGAGCGCCACGATTGCGCCGTCGGCGCTGACAAAGTAGACGATGCCATTGCTGACGACCCAGGACGCGTACTCGCTCCAATAGCGATCATAGACCGTGCCTTGGTTGTAGTAGATGTAGAAACCGCCGGGAATCGTGCGCGGGTCGCCATCCTGGATTAGACTGCTCCCGCAATAATGACTGGCGCTGAATCCGCAATTGCTCGCGGAGGTGATGATGTGCGGCAAGTCGGTCGTCTGGATTCTGTTCGACGACGTGCCTCGACTCGCCGAGCGGTCGGTGATCGCGTGCGCCAGACCGAACATCCAGTGACCGCCGAGCAAATAGTCGCCCGACATCGAGAGGTTCGCTTGTTCGTCGGTCGGGAAAAAGGTGTTGCGGATATATCGCACATCGCCGGCTTGATAACCACTCACCGTGGTGCTGTCCAACTCCATCTCGCCGAGGTGCGAATCCCAACGTCCATCGCACGGCGAGGCATCGCACGGCGCGCCGCGCATCACGATGTATGCCACTTCTTGACCATTTGCGAATCGCTTGACCACGGGTTGCGGTCCCATCGGGATGTACCCGCCATCGCCATAGCCGCCGTTACCCACGTTCGCGATAAACGCGCTCGCGCCGGTATCCAAACTCAACGCAAAGATCGCTTGCTGATCAGGGCGATTGGTTAGATTCGCGCGCATCGCGCTGTTCGTGCTGGGCCACGGATTCCACGTCCAGAGGGTTTGCCAATCCAAGCGATAACGCACCAAGACCAAGCCGTGCGCTTCGGCAATCACGGGCCAACCATATTTCGATTCGGCAGAGTTGCTATCTTGCCCGGGATCGCCGGCGGTTAACGGGGTGGGTTTGATGCTCCACACACGCGTACCATTCGCGTTGTTGATCGCGTGAACCATCAGGTCTTCCGAAATGGCAATCACGCGATTGCGCGAGGGCGAGTACGCCGGCGGCGTATGCACTGCCGAACCGGCATCGTATGCCCACAATTGCGCCATCGTCGTTTTGTTGATCGCATACACCTTCGTACCCATCGAAATCAAAACGCGATCGCTGAGCACGCTCGGCGGCAGCGGCAACGTGCTGGATCCGCCGGTCGCAAACTGACCTGACGTGTTGCCAGTCGCCGCATCAAGTTTGTACAGCGTGCCATTGCTCGATAGAACGAACACGGCGTTCGTCCCGCTGTCATACGCCGGCGTCGAATTGATGTTGCCGCCCGGTCTGGTATTCCACAACGGTGAGCCATTTGCGCTGTTGAGCGCGTACACGCCATTGCCTCCCGCCGCAATGTACACCCGTCCACCACCGGTCACCGGCTGGCTGTTGCGCGGCAAACCGAATTTGCCGGTCGCAATTCCGCCCGAGGCGTTAGCGCCATTCCACACCCATTTCCAACGCCAGGGCGCGGCAACAACTTGATCGGTATAACCGGTATGTTGCGCGTCATGGGCGTGTTGCGACCATTCGCCCGTTGAAGGACCCAAAGTCGCTGTCCGCGTTGCAGTCGGATTGATTGCGGTTGCGGTCGCGGTCGGCACCAACGTGCCAGCCGCGCGGACGAGCAACGGCAAGAACAACTTTTCAGCAGCGTTGGGTGCTGCCGCGGTCTGATCCGTTGGCGGTGCGATGAATGATTGTGATTGCAGTGTGACTTTTGGATTTGGAATGTAAGCGGTCAAGTCTGATTCGGTGGATGTTTGAGAGCTAGCAGCGACATCAAGTGGGGAGGGGAGTGATTGTGCGGCGCAGTAGAGGATGAACAGAAATGCGCCCAAGTAGGCTAGCACTCGAGTTTTCGATTTTTTTAAACGCACCATAGTCCCCCTCGCGTCAAACTTTGTCTTTGCCGAACTAGCGCGTTCTCCAGTTGCCTTTGTGGATCGTTTTGTTGGGCGAAAGTGAACGCCTCCACAAACACTAAAATTGCTTTGGAATTCGCTCTAAACGGCATGACCGATCAACTATGATTGTCAGCGAGAATGGCTTGAGCGTCCATGACCCAAAAGGGTCATCGCAACTTGACGTAATCTTTGCGCTTTTTCCGTGCGTTGTGAGTGGGCAGACGACAACCTACCAAGAATAAATGAGCCGTACCATGCAACGGCTCTGGAAAATTTTAGAGATAACGCAAAAAACTTTGCGGGTGGCGTCGCTTGAGCCGGCGATAATAGTACGCGAGTGGAATCAAAAACGCCAGTCCAGTGAACCAAATGATGAACGTGTAAATGATCGGCGGACCGGGGAGGTTGAGCGAGATGACGAATTGCGTCATCGGTCCATAAACCAAGATGTGCGCGACAAAAAAGAACAACGTCGCTTGACCGCACACGGACAGCCACTGCAACGGCGGACGCGATAACCAATCGCCGGCGGCATAAAGTGCCCCAAGCGCCCACGCCGACAAACCCAAGTTCAACATGAAAAAACTCAAACTCGGTGGAGTCTTGCTCATAATCAGAAAATCGCGCCAACCTTCGCTCGGCACGAACGGTGTCGGCTCGTTCAACACATTCGTCACGCGCAGCGCGAACCACGCGACGATCATCGCTGCGCCGATGAACACCCACGTGCGCGGTCGGCGCATCACTGGCTGAGAAACATACTGCCCTAGCACAAAACCTAGAATCGGCAAAGGGAACCAGCCGAACACCGAAAACTCGGTCGCGGGGCGCGTAAGTGTGCTGTACGAAAATAACAACGCCATCAAGAAATCTTGCGTCTCGCTGAACTGCGGTGTAATCACCGGCAAAAAGAGTTGATACCCCAGCACGAGGATCAACGCAAACCCGGTGAGCACGCCAAGCGGCAACCAACGCGCCACACTCAGAAAGAGCATCGCAATCGCGATACTCAGCAATACATGCGTGTACGGGCGCGGACCCGCCCATGCCCAGTCACAAATCGTTACATCAAGCAAGAACACGACGATTGCGCGCGTGGCTAAAAACCGGGTGATCGCCCACTCATCCTCGCCGGCGCGCCGCCGACCGTTGACGTACAACGCGAGACTGAGACCGAACAGAAAAAAGAACGTCGGCGCGGTCGCATTCGCAAGCAACCCGGATACCCAGTAGGGCCAGCCCAGCAATTTTGCCGGCGCGCCGCCATACGTTTCCGCTTGGAGCGGAAAACGCAAAAAATACGCCGTGTGCCGCAAAGACATTCCCAGGATCGCCAGCCCGCGCAGTGCGTCTATGCCCACCAACCGGTCGGACGCGGCTTTTGCCTTCTGCGCGATTGAGTTCGACTTGGCAGACGCGAGCGACATCGCCGGCGCGACCTCGTTTGAAAGATCAGCCATTCGCTCTCCCGCGTTCAGCAATCATCTTCGAATCGAATTCCATAGTATCTCAGCATGAACATCCGCAACGCGGTGTGGATCGGATCCGCGAGATAGCGCGTGCGCTGCGCGCGGCAATCGAACACCCACGCGCCGGCTGGCGCCGACCAGTCCGCGCGATTGACGAGATAGATTTGGCGCGGGGCGGTCAACGCGCACGCGGCGTCGTTCGTCGCGCGCACGAGCGCGATCTCGTACAGTGCGCCGCGCCAACGCGCGCGCACGTACCCCTCGCGTTCTTCGATCTCCGTCACCCCGAGTTCACGCCGCAAACCGACTTCGACAAAATCGCGCAAGACGAGCGCCATCGCGGCATCGAGGCGCGCCGGCGTCATCTTTCGCTTGATGCGCTCTATCGGATAAACCACCTGCGCCGGATTGCCTTCCACCACCGACCCGCCGGGAATGGATTGCATGACAACCGACCGCGAGTTGACGAATGTGTCATCGCCAATTTCAACACCGGGATGCAAGAATACACCTGCCGCGCACCACACCTTGTTGCCAATCGTTACCCCGGCGCGGCGCGCCCAGTATCCTTCGTTGTACGGCAAAAATGAGCCGTGTGTAAAAACCATGCTGCGCGGACCCAACGCCGACCCATTGCCGATCTGCACCGTCTCCTCCGCGTTGATGATACACTGCGGTCCGATGTACGTCGCATTACCCGCACTGAAGGTGGACGAACCGTAAATCAAATTAAAGATGCTGATCTCGCCATACGCGCCGAGTTTGAAATCGCCGTTCAAACGAATAAGCGTGCCCATGCGAATCGCACTATGATCACCCAACTCGATGTGGCGCGCAGCAATACTGGTTAACCAATCTAACTCGACGTGTCGTCCAATTTTGGCGTTGAAAAACCACCGCAACAGAATTTTCTTTA
The Chloroflexota bacterium genome window above contains:
- a CDS encoding PQQ-like beta-propeller repeat protein; protein product: MLAYLGAFLFILYCAAQSLPSPLDVAASSQTSTESDLTAYIPNPKVTLQSQSFIAPPTDQTAAAPNAAEKLFLPLLVRAAGTLVPTATATAINPTATRTATLGPSTGEWSQHAHDAQHTGYTDQVVAAPWRWKWVWNGANASGGIATGKFGLPRNSQPVTGGGRVYIAAGGNGVYALNSANGSPLWNTRPGGNINSTPAYDSGTNAVFVLSSNGTLYKLDAATGNTSGQFATGGSSTLPLPPSVLSDRVLISMGTKVYAINKTTMAQLWAYDAGSAVHTPPAYSPSRNRVIAISEDLMVHAINNANGTRVWSIKPTPLTAGDPGQDSNSAESKYGWPVIAEAHGLVLVRYRLDWQTLWTWNPWPSTNSAMRANLTNRPDQQAIFALSLDTGASAFIANVGNGGYGDGGYIPMGPQPVVKRFANGQEVAYIVMRGAPCDASPCDGRWDSHLGEMELDSTTVSGYQAGDVRYIRNTFFPTDEQANLSMSGDYLLGGHWMFGLAHAITDRSASRGTSSNRIQTTDLPHIITSASNCGFSASHYCGSSLIQDGDPRTIPGGFYIYYNQGTVYDRYWSEYASWVVSNGIVYFVSADGAIVALESGAPAAPVANTLFAPATTTPAAMKLAQAMLNVNDTPSVIPYTDARRYAGQTATVEGTLQFVFNNGVAAYLGFKNPHQGEFKARVLKENWNNFDAPPETLFQVGQRVRVTGTIEWYQGDPVIYVRVPAQVQIVGP
- the opgC gene encoding OpgC domain-containing protein, with protein sequence MADLSNEVAPAMSLASAKSNSIAQKAKAASDRLVGIDALRGLAILGMSLRHTAYFLRFPLQAETYGGAPAKLLGWPYWVSGLLANATAPTFFFLFGLSLALYVNGRRRAGEDEWAITRFLATRAIVVFLLDVTICDWAWAGPRPYTHVLLSIAIAMLFLSVARWLPLGVLTGFALILVLGYQLFLPVITPQFSETQDFLMALLFSYSTLTRPATEFSVFGWFPLPILGFVLGQYVSQPVMRRPRTWVFIGAAMIVAWFALRVTNVLNEPTPFVPSEGWRDFLIMSKTPPSLSFFMLNLGLSAWALGALYAAGDWLSRPPLQWLSVCGQATLFFFVAHILVYGPMTQFVISLNLPGPPIIYTFIIWFTGLAFLIPLAYYYRRLKRRHPQSFLRYL
- a CDS encoding acyltransferase, which encodes MNTLLLGLVFLAPPFLKKILLRWFFNAKIGRHVELDWLTSIAARHIELGDHSAIRMGTLIRLNGDFKLGAYGEISIFNLIYGSSTFSAGNATYIGPQCIINAEETVQIGNGSALGPRSMVFTHGSFLPYNEGYWARRAGVTIGNKVWCAAGVFLHPGVEIGDDTFVNSRSVVMQSIPGGSVVEGNPAQVVYPIERIKRKMTPARLDAAMALVLRDFVEVGLRRELGVTEIEEREGYVRARWRGALYEIALVRATNDAACALTAPRQIYLVNRADWSAPAGAWVFDCRAQRTRYLADPIHTALRMFMLRYYGIRFEDDC
- a CDS encoding acyl carrier protein, which gives rise to MATREQIQAVVLSALIEINQQAPPHKHFAVSEQTALFGIGGALDSLGLVNLIVEIEQRLEDELGVALVLADERAMAQKNSPFRNVPALVDYVLARIQEQAHD